In Haloplanus sp. XH21, the genomic stretch GGATCGAGCGGACCGAAAACACCGTGCGGCACCACATCAACGAACTCCGCGATTCCGGGCTCGTAGACGTCGTCCGCTTCGAGGAGGGGCGTGGCGGCACGACGAAGTACTACCACGCGAACACGATCGTCCTCTCGTACTCCTTGCCCGACACCGCTGATGCCGCCGTCGAGGAGATGACCGACGCTATCCAGCCAGAGATTACAGAGGCGCTGAACCAGCTTACGGGGGAGTACGAGGAGTCTATCGAGGAGATAATGAGGGAGATGCAGCCGTGTGATCACTGTCGGAACCAGAAGTACGAGACGTACGTCCTGCTGACCGTCCTGCGGCGAGCGTTCGTCCGCGCTCAGCGGGAATCGTAAGCGACGCCAGTGAGTCATAACGATATTTACTGAC encodes the following:
- a CDS encoding winged helix-turn-helix domain-containing protein — its product is MSSSAGDHHLDDIAIRDTRVSDAIDEPMRAMILDILADQARTAGEVHDRLTERGIERTENTVRHHINELRDSGLVDVVRFEEGRGGTTKYYHANTIVLSYSLPDTADAAVEEMTDAIQPEITEALNQLTGEYEESIEEIMREMQPCDHCRNQKYETYVLLTVLRRAFVRAQRES